The DNA segment GGTAAGGTCGGGCTTTCGTTGGCGCTGTTTTTTCAGATCCTCGGGTTTGGGCTCTTCGTCTTCTGGCTGCTGCTGATCGCTCGGGTGGTCGTCGAGTTCATCCGCTCGTTCAGCCGTGACTGGCGGCCCACCGGTATCACCGTGGTAATACTGGAGCTCATCATGTCGGTCACCGATCCGCCGGTGAAACTGCTACGCCGGCTGATCCCGCAACTCACCATCGGCGCGGTCCGCTTCGACCTGTCCATCATGGTGCTGCTGCTGATCGCATTCATCGGCATGCAGCTGGCGTTCGGCGCCGCAACGTGAGCCGCAGGCCGCCGGGCTGGGGTTTGGGCGACGGTTCGGCCACGATTCGGCGACAAGTTTGGCGCGTGCGATTTTCGAATCTAAGGAATGTGATTTATTTGCCTTAGAGATTGAAATTGGTCCTTATTTATTCGTCCAATCGGCAACCGCCGAGTCTGGTGTGACAGGATGGACGGTAGTTGCACGACGGCTACCGCACCGTTCTACACTTTCCAG comes from the Mycobacterium shinjukuense genome and includes:
- a CDS encoding YggT family protein encodes the protein MALFFQILGFGLFVFWLLLIARVVVEFIRSFSRDWRPTGITVVILELIMSVTDPPVKLLRRLIPQLTIGAVRFDLSIMVLLLIAFIGMQLAFGAAT